The DNA window CGAGGTCTTGGAAGGAACGGTCGTCCAGATCAGCGGCGACAGTGTGTTCGTCGACGTCGGCGCCACCAAAGAAGCGCGTGTGCCGCGCCTCGAGCTCGAGGACAAAGACGGCAACATGCGCGTCAAGGTCGGTGACAAGCTCAAGGCGACCGTGGTCGATCACAACGCGGACTCGCCGTTACTTGCCATCGCGCTCGGTCGAGGGGGCATCGACCTGGGCCAGCTCGAGACCGCGCGGGACTCCGGCGCGCCGGTATCGGGGCGCGTGACCAAGGCGGTGAAGGGTGGGCTCGAGGTCGACGTGGGCGGCGTGCGGGCGTTTTGCCCAGCATCGCAGGTCGAGATCGGCTACGCCGCCGACCTCGCTCCGTACGAAGGGCAGACGTTCGAGTTCAGGGTGCTCGAGATCAAAGACGGGGGGCGCTCGGTGGTGCTGTCCCGCCGCTCGCTGCTCGAAGACGAGCGCCGCGCCAAGGAGGTCTCGGTGCTCGAGACGCTGGTCGTTGGTGCCGACCTCGACGGCACGGTGTCATCGGTCTCCCGCCACGGGGCACAGGTCGACATCGGCGGGCTCGATGGCTTCGTTCACATTTCGGAGCTGTCTCACCAGCGCGTCGAACGCACCGAAGACGTGGTCAACACCGGCGATCGCGTGTCAGTGCGGGTGCTCGCCATCGAGCAAAGCGACAAGGGACCACGAGTTCGGCTCAGCATGCGCGCGCGCGCGTCGGCCCCGGAAGCGCCGGTCGTGCAGGTGGACGAGGTGCTCGCGGCCGTGGTGGTGAAGGCCACCGGTGGCGGCGTGATCGTCAGCACCACCAAGGGTGAAGGCATGATCCCGCACAACGAGCTCGGGCTGCCTCCGGGCTCCGATCACCGGCGTGCTTACCCGGCGGGGCGGGAGCTGCAGGTGGTCGTGGTTTCACGCGACGCATCCCGCGGACGACTCCGGTTCTCGGCGGTGGGGGTCGCTCGGGTCGAGGAGCGCAAGAACTACCGTGACTTCGCCGGCGCGACCGGTCCGGGTGGGCGTTCGCTCGGTAGCTTGGGTGACCTGCTGCGAAAGAAGCTCGGACTGCCCGACGCGGAGCCGGAGCCAGCCGTGACCAAGGAACCAGAAGCTGCACCCCAGCAAGCTCAACCCGGCATGGCTGCGTTCGTCGCCGCCGACCCGCCGAAGCGCGATGAACCCCGAGCGGGCGCGAGCGCGCCGACGTCGGAACGACGCCCCGATCCCGAGGGTGTCATCCGCCGCAAACGCTGAGTTCAGTTACAGAGTGTCGTGCACTGCGACGGGAACTTCCCGCGCACGCAGGCTTCTCCGACGCTGGCCTCCACCTCTCGCTGCCACTTGTTCGTGGCCAGCTCGAACAGCCAGACGTCATCGATGTTGCCGCAGTCAGTCTTGCCGCCGTAGACGAACCAGCGACCGCCCGCTTCGTCCAAGACTGCGAGCTGCGCCGAGCGTCGATCCGGAGCCGACAGATTGGCATCCGTGAAATCCGGTGGGAACAGGCAGAACTGCGGGGCGGGCGTCTTCACTTGCTCCGCCGGCACGAGCCCGGACCAGGCTTTGGTTGCGGGATCGAACGACCAGGTGTCGTTGTTGTTGCCGACCGCACCGTCGTCGTGACCGGCAAACAAGAGCACGCGCTTCTGTTTGCTGTCGAAGGTGAGTGACGCATGAATGCGACCCATTGGTGCCGTGCCCGTGCCGGCATCCTCCTCCGTCCATGCACCGGTGGCTGGATCGAGGGACCAGAGATCCGTCATGAACGGCCCCTGGAAGGCGCCGGCTCCGCCGCCACCCTGGATGAACAAACGCCCCGTCGCCGGATCGATCGCCGCAGAGTGGAACAACCTCGCCGGCGGCTTCGTGCCCGTGGCCACGATCTCGCGCCACGCACCGGTAGCCAGGTTGAGCGCCCAGGCGTCGTCGAGCGGTCCGAAGGACAGCCCGCTGGTGCTGGAGTTGCCACCGAACAACACCAGCTCTTCGGTCAGCGGGTTGTACGCCCCGGCGACACTGCTGCGTGCAGGCGGCGCCACTCCCGTGGTCGGCAGCTCTTGCCACGTCAGCGTCTCGAGATTGAGCGTCCACACGTCGGCATACACCGTGTACGGGCCGCTGGAGGCTTCGCGGTAACGCCCACCGAAGACCACCAACCGGTCGCCCTTTGGATCGTAGACCGCGAGCCCACGCGCGCGGGGTCCT is part of the Myxococcales bacterium genome and encodes:
- a CDS encoding S1 RNA-binding domain-containing protein — protein: MSKEDFASLMEASVKAGKGTGRRLKNGEVLEGTVVQISGDSVFVDVGATKEARVPRLELEDKDGNMRVKVGDKLKATVVDHNADSPLLAIALGRGGIDLGQLETARDSGAPVSGRVTKAVKGGLEVDVGGVRAFCPASQVEIGYAADLAPYEGQTFEFRVLEIKDGGRSVVLSRRSLLEDERRAKEVSVLETLVVGADLDGTVSSVSRHGAQVDIGGLDGFVHISELSHQRVERTEDVVNTGDRVSVRVLAIEQSDKGPRVRLSMRARASAPEAPVVQVDEVLAAVVVKATGGGVIVSTTKGEGMIPHNELGLPPGSDHRRAYPAGRELQVVVVSRDASRGRLRFSAVGVARVEERKNYRDFAGATGPGGRSLGSLGDLLRKKLGLPDAEPEPAVTKEPEAAPQQAQPGMAAFVAADPPKRDEPRAGASAPTSERRPDPEGVIRRKR